Within Bacteroidales bacterium, the genomic segment CAGCATTCCAAAATCGAAAGTTCCGGTATAGAACGATAATATCAGTATCCCGATCAGAAAGCCAAGGTCGGCGAAACGGGTTACGATAAATGCTTTTTTCGAAGCTGCCACTGCCTCCGGTTTGGTATAGTAAAATCCGATAAGCAGGTAAGAAGAAACACCCACCAGTTCCCAGAAGATATACATCTGGAAAATATTGGTAGCTACTACCAGCCCTAACATGGAAAAGCTGAACAATGAAAGAAACGAATAATAACGCTGAAAGCCTTTTTCACCTTTCATATAACCGAGACTATATATATGTACCATCAGCGAGACGGTGGTAATAACAACCAGCATCATTACTGATATGGGGTCCAGAAGAATACCAAGGTCTATGTGTAGCATATCTGTAAAGCGGAGCCATTCGACCGAAAAAGGCATCATATCTTCAAAAATGCCGTTGGTTTTTCCTATCCTGAAAAAATAAAGGAAAGCGGCAGCATAAGAGAGTATTGTGGCAATAGCTATTCCAAGCGTACCAACAAGTCCGGCCGTGAGAGGTTTCATTTTGTTCCCTGCCAGACCCAGTAGAATAAACAGGAACAAAGGAATGAATAATATGAATAGAGTAAATTCCATCACGATATGAATGAATTCATTAATGTTTCATCTTATTGATCTGTCGGACACTGATATCCTGCATATTCCTGTAAATATTAATAATAATTGCAATGGCCACTGCAGTTTCGGCAGCAGAAATAGCAATTCCGAAAAGGCTGAAAATCATTCCTTCCATTCCTTCGGGATACAGGTAACGGTTGAAAACGCTGAAGTTGATTTCAACAGAGTTAAGTATCAACTCAATCGATATCAGCACGGCAAGCATATTTTTCCGCGTGATAAAACCATATATTCCTGTAAAGAACATGATACTGCTCAGTATCAGGTAATGC encodes:
- the nuoK gene encoding NADH-quinone oxidoreductase subunit NuoK, which encodes MIPMEHYLILSSIMFFTGIYGFITRKNMLAVLISIELILNSVEINFSVFNRYLYPEGMEGMIFSLFGIAISAAETAVAIAIIINIYRNMQDISVRQINKMKH